From one Humulus lupulus chromosome 8, drHumLupu1.1, whole genome shotgun sequence genomic stretch:
- the LOC133798689 gene encoding E3 ubiquitin-protein ligase KEG has translation MKVPCCSVCQTRYNEEERVPLLLQCGHGFCKECLSKMFSASPDTTLPCPRCRHVSLVGNSVQALRKNFAVLALIHSSSNSNSAPPGAAAAPNFDCDFTDDDEDDDGDEGGGDNDADSFLRRRCSRASGASSSGRCGPVIEVGAHQDLRLVKRIGEGRRAGVEMWAAVISGGGAGRCRHPVAVKKVVISEETSVDWVLGQLESLRRASMWCRNVCTFHGFTRMEGSFCLVMDRCYGSVQSEMQRNEGRLTLEQILRYGADIARGVAELHAAGVVCMNLKPSNLLLDSNGHAVVSDYGLAAILKKSDCRKSRSECDTTRIHSCMDCTMLSPHYAAPEAWEPVKKSLNLFWDDAIGISVESDAWSFGCTLVEMCTGSIPWAGLSAEEIYRAVVKARKLPPQYASVVGVGIPRELWKMIGECLQFKAARRPTFSAMLATFLRHLQEIPRSPPASPDNDFAKCSGSNVTEPSPVSDPEVFQDNTNLLHRLVSEGDVSGVRDLLAKATSGNGSCAISSLLEAQNSDGQTALHLACRRGSAELVEAILEYREATVDVLDKDGDPPLVFALAAGSPECVCALVRRGANVRSSLREGFGPSVAHVCAYHGQPDCMRELLIAGADPNAVDDEGETVLHRAIAKKYTDCALVILENGGCKSMAVPNSKNLTPLHLCVATWNVAVVRRWVEVAILEEIADAIDIVSPVGTALCMAAAVKKDHEIEGREMVQLLLAAGADPTAQDAQHGRTALHTAAMANDVDLVKIILDAGVDVNIRNEHNTIPLHVALARGAKSCVGLLLSSGANYNLQDDEGENAFHIAADAAKMIRENLEWLIIMLRNADAAVEVRNNSGRTLRDFLEALPREWISEDLMEALVNRGVHLSPTIFDVGDWVKFKRSITVPTYGWQDAEHKSVGFVQCVPDKDNLFVSFCSGEARVLAKEVVKVIPLDRGQHVQLKPEVKEPRFGWRGQSRDSIGTVLCVDDDGILRVGFPGASRGWKADPAEMERVEEFKVGDWVRIRPSLTTAKHGLGSVTPGSIGIVYCIRPDSSLLLELSYLPNPWHCEPEEVELVTPFRIGDRVCVKRSVAEPRYAWGGETHHSVGRISEIESDGLLIIEIPNRPIPWQADPSDMEKVEDFKVGDWVRVKASVPSPKYGWDDITRSSIGIIHSLEEDADMGVAFCFRNKPFRCSVTDVEKVSAFEVGQEIHIMPSVTQPRLGWSNESPATVGKIVRIDMDGTLNVKVAGRQSLWKVSPGDAERLSGFEVGDWVRSKPSLGTRPSYDWNSIGKESYAVVHSIQDTGYLELACCFRKGRSTTHYTDVEKVSCFKVGQHVRFRTGIAEPRWGWRGAQPDYRGIITSVHADGELRVAFFGLPGLWRGDPADLEIEQMFEVGEWVRLRHNASNWKSIGPGSVGVVQGLGYEGDVWDGTTFVGFCGEQEKWIGPTSHLERVERLSVGKKVKVKGSVKHPRFGWSGYSHSSIGTISGIDADGKLRIYTPAGSKSWMLDPSEVEVEEEQELQIGDWVRVKSSVSTPTHQWGEVNHSSIGVVHRMEDGDLWLAFCFTERLWLCKAWEVDWIRPFKVGDKVRIRDGLVTPRWGWGMETHASKGQVVGVDANGKLRIRFRWREGRPWIGDPADIAIDENYGRMGSS, from the exons ATGAAAGTGCCGTGTTGTTCCGTTTGCCAAACGCGGTACAACGAGGAAGAGAGAGTTCCACTTCTTCTTCAGTGCGGCCATGGCTTCTGCAAGGAGTGTCTCTCCAAAATGTTCTCCGCTAGTCCTGATACGACCCTTCCTTGCCCCAGGTGCCGCCATGTTTCCCTTGTCGGAAACTCCGTACAGGCTCTGCGCAAGAACTTCGCTGTTCTCGCCCTAATTCATTCCAGCTCCAACTCCAACTCCGCTCCACCTGGTGCTGCCGCCGCCCCAAATTTCGATTGCGATTTCACCGacgatgatgaagatgatgatggCGATGAAGGAGGAGGGGACAATGATGCTGACTCCTTCTTGCGCCGCCGATGTAGTCGTGCTTCTGGCGCATCGAGCTCAGGCCGGTGTGGACCGGTAATCGAAGTTGGTGCGCACCAAGACTTGAGATTGGTGAAGCGGATAGGGGAAGGGAGGCGGGCTGGTGTTGAAATGTGGGCTGCAGTTATCAGTGGTGGTGGGGCAGGGCGGTGTCGCCACCCTGTGGCTGTGAAGAAGGTGGTGATTTCGGAGGAAACCAGTGTGGATTGGGTGCTGGGTCAACTCGAAAGTTTGCGGCGTGCGTCGATGTGGTGTCGGAATGTATGTACTTTTCATGGGTTTACGAGAATGGAAGGCTCTTTTTGTCTTGTTATGGACAGGTGCTACGGGTCTGTTCAATCCGAGATGCAACGCAATGAGGGCAGGCTCACTTTGGAGCAAATCCTAAG ATATGGGGCTGATATAGCACGAGGGGTAGCTGAACTTCATGCTGCAGGTGTTGTGTGTATGAATCTGAAACCATCAAATCTTCTCTTGGATTCAAATGGACATGCAGTGGTTTCTGACTATGGGCTTGCTGCTATTCTAAAGAAGTCCGACTGTCGGAAATCTCGGTCAGAGTGTGATACGACAAGGATCCATTCTTGTATGGATTGTACAATGCTAAGTCCACACTATGCAGCTCCGGAGGCTTGGGAGCCAGTAAAAAAGTCGTTGAATTTGTTTTGGGATGATGCAATTGGTATTTCTGTAGAGTCAGATGCCTGGAGTTTTGGCTGTACTTTGGTTGAGATGTGCACTGGTTCCATCCC GTGGGCCGGTTTAAGTGCAGAGGAAATTTATCGAGCTGTCGTGAAGGCTCGGAAGTTGCCTCCACAATATGCAAGTGTAGTAGGTGTAGGGATACCTAGGGAGTTGTGGAAAATGATTGGTGAGTGTCTGCAGTTCAAAGCAGCCAGAAGACCTACTTTTAGTGCAATGTTAGCTACTTTCCTTCGTCATTTGCAAGAGATACCACGTAGCCCTCCGGCAAGCCCTGATAA TGACTTCGCTAAATGCTCTGGATCAAATGTGACAGAACCGTCTCCTGTTTCTGATCCAGAAGTATTCCAAGATAACACCAACCTTCTACATAGACTTGTGTCTGAAGGGGATGTGAGTGGCGTTAG AGATCTGCTTGCAAAGGCTACATCTGGAAATGGTAGTTGTGCTATATCTTCACTTCTAGAAGCTCAAAATTCAGATGGCCAAACTGCTCTCCATTTGGCTTGTAGGCGTGGTAGTGCAGAGCTTGTTGAGGCTATTTTGGAATATAGAGAAGCAACTGTGGATGTGCTGGATAAAGATGGGGATCCTCCACTTGTTTTTGCATTAGCAGCTGGGTCCCCAGAATGTGTTTGTGCTCTTGTTAGAAGAGGTGCTAATGTGAGATCTAGCTTAAGGGAAGGGTTTGGTCCATCTGTTGCTCATGTTTGTGCTTACCACGGCCAACCCGATTGCATGCGT GAGTTATTAATTGCTGGAGCTGATCCTAATGCTGTGGATGATGAAGGTGAGACTGTGCTGCATAGGGCTATTGCCAAGAAATATACAGACTGTGCTCTTGTCATATTGGAAAATGGTGGTTGTAAGTCAATGGCTGTTCCGAACTCAAAAAATTTGAC ACCATTACACTTATGTGTGGCAACGTGGAATGTGGCTGTTGTAAGAAGGTGGGTGGAAGTTGCAATTTTAGAAGAAATTGCTGATGCAATTGATATTGTCAGCCCTGTTGGTACTGCTTTGTGTATGGCAGCTGCAGTAAAGAAAGATCATGAAATTG AGGGGAGAGAAATGGTGCAGCTACTCCTTGCTGCTGGGGCAGATCCAACTGCTCAAGATGCCCAGCATGGGCGAACTGCACTGCATACAGCTGCTATGGCTAATGATGTTGACTTGGTAAAG ATCATTCTTGATGCCGGAGTTGATGTGAACATACGGAACGAACACAATACAATTCCTCTTCATGTGGCACTGGCCAGAGGGGCAAAGTCATGCGTTGGGTTGCTCCTATCATCTGGAGCAAATTATAATTTGCAG GATGATGAAGGTGAGAATGCTTTCCACATAGCAGCAGATGCAGCGAAAATGATTCGTGAGAATTTAGAATGGCTTATTATTATGCTTCGGAATGCAGATGCTGCTGTTGAAGTCAGAAATAACAG TGGCAGGACATTACGTGACTTTTTGGAGGCTCTTCCTCGGGAATGGATTTCTGAGGATCTGATGGAGGCGCTTGTAAACAGGGGAGTTCATCTTTCACCAACAAT ATTCGATGTGGGGGACTGGGTTAAATTTAAAAGAAGCATCACAGTTCCAACATATGGTTGGCAAGATGctgaacataaaagtgttggctTTGTCCAATGTGTCCCAGACAAGGACAATCTCTTTGTGTCATTTTGTTCTGGAGAGGCTCGTGTTTTGGCAAAGGAAGTTGTAAAAGTCATTCCATTGGACAGGGGACAACATGTGCAGCTTAAACCAGAAGTAAAGGAGCCTAG GTTTGGTTGGCGTGGTCAGTCACGAGACAGCATTGGAACTGTTTTATGCGTGGATGACGATGGTATCTTGCGTGTTGGGTTTCCTGGGGCTTCGAGAGGATGGAAAGCTGATCCTGCAGAAATGGAAAGAGTTGAAGAATTTAAAGTAGGCGATTGGGTTCGTATTCGGCCCTCTCTAACAACAGCAAAGCATGGACTAGGATCTGTAACACCTGGAAGTATTGGTATTGTCTACTGTATCAGACCAGATAGCAGTCTGTTGCTGGAATTGAGCTACCTTCCAAATCCATGGCACTGTGAACCAGAGGAAGTTGAGCTTGTAACTCCTTTCAGG ATTGGGGATCGTGTATGTGTGAAGCGATCTGTTGCAGAACCCAGGTATGCTTGGGGTGGCGAGACTCATCATAGTGTCGGAAGAATAAGTGAAATAGAGAGTGATGGTCTCCTAATTATTGAAATACCAAATCGACCGATACCATGGCAAGCTGATCCCTCGGACATGGAAAAGGTGGAAGACTTTAAG GTTGGAGATTGGGTCAGAGTGAAAGCTTCAGTACCCTCCCCAAAATATGGATGGGATGACATAACAAGGAGCAGTATTGGGATAATTCATAGCTTAGAGGAGGATGCTGACATGGGCGTTGCCTTCTGCTTCAGGAACAAGCCCTTCCGTTGTTCTGTTACAGATGTAGAGAAGGTGTCTGCATTTGAAGTGGGTCAAGAAATTCACATTATGCCTTCTGTAACTCAGCCACGACTTGGATGGTCAAATGAATCTCCTGCCACTGTTGGGAAAATTGTTAGGATCGATATGGATGGAACATTAAAT GTGAAAGTTGCTGGTCGGCAAAGCTTGTGGAAAGTTTCCCCTGGAGATGCAGAAAGACTTTCAGGTTTTGAAGTGGGAGACTGGGTCCGTTCAAAACCAAGCCTTGGGACTAGACCGAGTTATGACTGGAATAGCATTGGGAAAGAAAGTTATGCTGTTGTACATAGCATACAAGACACGGGTTATTTGGAGTTAGCCTGCTGTTTTCGGAAAGGTAGGTCAACTACTCATTACACAGATGTTGAAAAGGTTTCATGCTTTAAAGTCGGCCAGCATGTTCGGTTTCGGACTGGAATTGCTGAGCCAAGATGGGGCTGGAGAGGGGCTCAGCCTGATTATAGAGGCATCATAACCAGTGTTCACGCTGATGGGGAATTAAGGGTTGCTTTTTTTGGTTTGCCTGGCTTATGGAGAGGCGATCCTGCAGACCTTGAGATTGAGCAGATGTTTGAAGTTGGAGAGTGGGTTCGATTAAGACATAATGCAAGTAACTGGAAGTCCATTGGACCTGGTAGTGTTGGTGTGGTGCAAGGGCTAGGGTATGAAGGGGATGTATGGGATGGAACCACTTTCGTTGGATTTTGTGGAGAGCAAGAAAAATGGATTGGGCCTACTTCTCATCTTGAAAGAGTGGAGAGGCTGTCAGTTGGTAAGAAGGTTAAGGTTAAGGGGTCTGTAAAGCACCCAAGATTTGGGTGGTCAGGCTACAGCCACTCAAGTATTGGAACTATATCTGGAATTGATGCTGATGGAAAGCTGAGGATATATACTCCTGCGGGCTCAAAATCTTGGATGCTAGATCCTTCTGAAGTTGAAGTAGAGGAGGAACAAGAGCTTCAAATTGGAGATTGGGTTAGGGTTAAATCATCTGTGTCGACCCCAACACATCAGTGGGGAGAGGTAAATCATTCAAGCATTGGAGTTGTTCACCGCATGGAAGATGGGGACCTATGGTTGGCATTTTGCTTCACAGAAAGGCTGTGGCTTTGTAAGGCGTGGGAAGTGGATTGGATTAGACCATTTAAAGTGGGGGACAAGGTAAGGATTAGAGACGGGCTGGTGACCCCTCGTTGGGGTTGGGGAATGGAGACACATGCAAGCAAGGGACAGGTAGTTGGAGTGGATGCAAATGGGAAGTTGAGGATAAGGTTCCGATGGAGAGAAGGCCGGCCGTGGATCGGAGATCCAGCTGATATCGCTATTGATGAAAACTATGGCAGAATGGGTTCTTCATGA